The Pantoea nemavictus genome includes a region encoding these proteins:
- a CDS encoding multidrug ABC transporter permease/ATP-binding protein gives MALLHVVYRQYRWPFIGVILLTLLSAVLGIGLIAYINNELIVAVNTSISVLPSFLGQLFLLMAVTLGSQLALTLLGHHFVWRLRGEFIKRILDTRVERLEQIGNAQLLAGLTSDVRAITIAFVRLPELIQGIIITLGSALYLAWLSPKMLLITSLWLVVTLVGGWLLVSRVYQHMAKLRETEDQLYRDFQTIIEGRKELQLNRERAQLIYDSVYQENAKSYRHHIVRADTFHLSAVNWSNIMMLGAIGIVFFMANGLGWANTAVAATYSLTLLFLRTPLLAAVGALPTLLSAQVAFRKLNTFELAPYNEAFKPLPSVSNWQTLELRDVSFHYGERGFQVGPINLTLRRGELVFLIGGNGSGKSTLAMLLTGLYQPQSGSLLLDGKVVDWHNLDAYRQHFSAVFTDVHLFDRLIGQQGQPANPALVQQWLERLKMQDKLKLEGNKVLNLQLSKGQSKRLALLLAAAEERDILLLDEWAADQDPHFRRIFYRELLPWLQQSGKTVFAISHDDHYFIHADRLLEMREGQLIELTGKEREMATLDAVHRTDTGH, from the coding sequence ATGGCATTGCTGCATGTAGTTTATCGCCAGTACCGCTGGCCTTTTATTGGCGTCATCCTGCTCACGCTGCTGAGCGCCGTGCTCGGTATAGGCCTGATTGCCTATATCAATAATGAGCTGATCGTGGCGGTGAACACCTCGATCTCTGTTTTACCGAGCTTTCTCGGGCAGCTGTTTCTGCTGATGGCGGTGACGCTCGGTTCACAGCTGGCGCTGACCCTGCTCGGCCACCACTTTGTCTGGCGTCTGCGCGGTGAATTCATCAAACGTATTCTTGATACGCGGGTGGAACGTCTTGAACAGATTGGCAATGCGCAGTTGCTGGCCGGTCTTACCAGCGATGTGCGCGCCATCACCATTGCCTTCGTACGTTTACCCGAGCTGATTCAGGGCATCATCATCACGCTGGGTTCGGCACTTTATCTCGCCTGGCTCTCGCCGAAAATGCTGCTGATTACCAGCTTGTGGCTGGTGGTAACGCTGGTCGGTGGCTGGCTGCTGGTATCGCGCGTTTATCAGCACATGGCAAAATTGCGCGAGACAGAAGATCAACTGTATCGCGACTTCCAGACCATTATTGAAGGGCGCAAAGAGCTGCAGCTGAACCGCGAACGCGCGCAGCTGATTTACGACAGCGTGTATCAGGAGAATGCCAAAAGTTATCGCCACCACATCGTGCGCGCCGATACTTTCCACCTCAGCGCGGTGAACTGGTCAAATATTATGATGCTGGGTGCGATTGGCATTGTGTTCTTTATGGCAAACGGGCTTGGCTGGGCCAATACTGCGGTGGCAGCAACCTATTCGCTGACGCTGCTATTCCTGCGCACGCCGCTGCTGGCGGCGGTCGGTGCCTTGCCCACGCTGCTTAGCGCGCAGGTCGCCTTCCGCAAACTCAATACCTTTGAACTGGCGCCGTACAACGAAGCATTTAAACCATTACCGAGCGTCAGTAACTGGCAAACGCTGGAGCTGCGCGATGTGAGTTTCCACTATGGCGAACGGGGTTTCCAGGTTGGACCGATCAATCTGACGCTGCGTCGTGGAGAACTGGTGTTTCTGATTGGCGGCAACGGCAGCGGTAAATCAACCCTGGCGATGCTGCTCACCGGGCTTTATCAGCCGCAATCGGGCAGCTTGCTGCTGGATGGCAAGGTGGTTGACTGGCACAATCTCGATGCGTATCGCCAACACTTCTCGGCGGTGTTTACCGATGTGCACCTGTTTGACCGTTTAATCGGCCAGCAAGGCCAGCCGGCCAATCCAGCGCTGGTGCAGCAGTGGCTGGAGCGCCTGAAGATGCAGGATAAGCTCAAGCTCGAAGGCAACAAAGTGCTCAATTTGCAACTGTCGAAAGGGCAGAGCAAACGCCTGGCGCTGCTGTTAGCCGCAGCCGAAGAGCGTGACATTTTGCTGCTCGACGAGTGGGCGGCGGATCAGGATCCCCATTTCCGCCGTATCTTCTATCGCGAGTTGCTGCCATGGTTACAGCAATCGGGTAAAACCGTTTTCGCCATTAGCCACGACGATCACTACTTTATTCATGCCGATCGCCTGCTTGAGATGCGTGAAGGACAGCTCATTGAGTTAACCGGCAAAGAGCGCGAGATGGCCACGCTGGATGCGGTACATCGCACCGATACCGGGCATTGA
- the alkB gene encoding DNA oxidative demethylase AlkB — MLDLFSEEAPWQEPLAEGAVILRRRARDRADALLAAIHDISAQNPFEHRITPGGHRMSVAMTNCGDFGWSTDSRGYQYTEQDGNSGHHWPPMPALFRELAQQTAGEAGFSGYNPDACLINRYEPGAKLTLHQDKDEKDLRQPIVSVSLGLPAVFQFGGFERGDATQRVLLEHGDIVVWGGPSRLRYHGILPLKAGIHPQAGAFRYNLTFRRAF, encoded by the coding sequence ATGTTGGACTTATTCAGTGAAGAAGCCCCGTGGCAAGAGCCGCTGGCAGAGGGCGCCGTCATCCTGCGCCGTCGCGCTCGCGATCGGGCCGATGCGTTATTGGCCGCAATTCACGACATTTCCGCACAGAATCCCTTCGAGCATCGCATCACGCCCGGCGGCCATCGTATGTCGGTGGCGATGACTAACTGCGGCGATTTTGGTTGGTCAACCGATTCACGCGGCTATCAATACACCGAACAGGACGGCAACAGCGGGCACCATTGGCCACCGATGCCCGCGCTGTTCCGCGAGCTGGCGCAGCAGACGGCAGGCGAAGCCGGTTTTAGCGGTTACAATCCCGATGCGTGTCTGATTAATCGCTATGAACCCGGTGCGAAACTGACGCTGCATCAGGATAAGGATGAGAAGGATCTACGCCAGCCAATAGTTTCCGTGTCGCTAGGGCTGCCGGCGGTGTTCCAGTTCGGTGGCTTCGAACGCGGCGATGCTACCCAGCGTGTGCTATTGGAACATGGCGACATTGTGGTGTGGGGCGGGCCTTCACGCCTGCGCTATCACGGCATTTTGCCGCTTAAAGCGGGCATTCATCCGCAGGCGGGCGCTTTCCGCTACAACCTCACTTTCCGCCGGGCGTTTTAG
- the apbE gene encoding FAD:protein FMN transferase ApbE — protein sequence MCLKNILLIGLMACALSGCEKNDSQQAMVLEGKTMGTVWRVSVAGVEPQRKATLQQMIQQQLDHDDGELSTWKPDSVLSQFNQYQGTAAQPVSADMADIVTLALRIGKKTAGAMDITVGPLVNLWGFGPTQQPLHTPTDAEIAAAKALSGLQHLRVIQGVAGQWLQKDLPGLYVDLSTMGEGYATDHLARLMEQQGITNYLVSVGGAVLSRGVNANQLPWRVAIQKPTDRENAVEARVDLQGHGISTSGSYRNYYELDGKRISHVIDPSTGRPIEHKLVSATVIATTALEADGWDTGLMVLGSERAQALALKEHLAVYLITKQGDGFSHWMSPQFKSFLIDQKSQ from the coding sequence ATGTGCCTTAAGAATATTCTGCTAATTGGCTTAATGGCATGCGCCCTGAGCGGTTGTGAAAAAAATGATAGTCAGCAGGCGATGGTACTGGAAGGCAAAACCATGGGCACCGTTTGGCGCGTTAGCGTCGCCGGCGTTGAGCCGCAACGTAAAGCGACGTTGCAGCAAATGATTCAGCAGCAGCTAGACCATGATGACGGTGAATTATCGACGTGGAAGCCTGATTCGGTGCTATCGCAATTTAATCAGTATCAAGGCACGGCAGCGCAGCCGGTGAGCGCGGATATGGCGGATATCGTCACTCTGGCGCTGCGTATTGGCAAAAAAACGGCGGGTGCGATGGATATCACCGTCGGGCCGCTGGTCAATTTATGGGGATTCGGCCCAACCCAACAGCCGTTGCATACGCCAACCGATGCCGAAATTGCCGCGGCCAAAGCGCTGAGCGGTTTACAGCACTTGCGTGTAATTCAGGGCGTTGCCGGTCAGTGGCTGCAGAAAGATCTGCCAGGCTTGTATGTTGATCTCTCTACCATGGGCGAAGGTTATGCCACCGATCACCTGGCGCGTCTGATGGAGCAGCAAGGCATCACCAACTATCTGGTCTCGGTGGGCGGCGCGGTGTTAAGCCGTGGCGTGAATGCTAACCAGCTGCCGTGGCGCGTAGCGATTCAGAAACCGACCGATCGCGAAAACGCGGTAGAAGCCCGTGTCGATCTGCAAGGGCATGGCATCAGCACCTCGGGCAGCTATCGCAACTATTATGAACTGGATGGCAAACGCATTTCGCACGTCATCGATCCCAGCACCGGCCGGCCGATTGAGCATAAACTGGTTTCGGCGACGGTGATTGCCACCACCGCGCTGGAAGCGGATGGCTGGGATACCGGCTTGATGGTGCTGGGCAGCGAACGTGCGCAGGCGCTAGCGCTGAAAGAGCATTTGGCCGTCTATTTGATCACTAAGCAGGGCGATGGTTTTAGCCACTGGATGTCGCCGCAGTTCAAATCTTTCCTGATCGATCAGAAATCACAGTAA